In a genomic window of Jaculus jaculus isolate mJacJac1 chromosome 8, mJacJac1.mat.Y.cur, whole genome shotgun sequence:
- the Sema6d gene encoding semaphorin-6D isoform X5 has product MRFFLLWVCTLFLVVSRLRAISFPEDDEPLNTVDYHYSKQYPVFRGRPSGNESQHRLDFQLMLKIRDTLYIAGRDQVYTVNLNEIPKAEVTPSKKLTWRSKQQDRENCAMKGKHKDECHNFIKVFVPRNDEMVFVCGTNAFNPMCRYYKLNTLEYDGEEISGLARCPFDAKQTNVALFADGKLYSATVADFLASDAVIYRSMGDGSALRTIKYDSKWIKEPHFLHAIEYGNYVYFFFREIAVEHNNLGKAVYSRVARICKNDMGGSQRVLEKHWTSFLKARLNCSVPGDSFFYFDVLQSITDIIQINGIPMVIGVFTTQLNSIPGSAVCAFSMDDIEKVFKGRFKEQKTPDSVWTAVPEDKVPRPRPGCCAKHGLAEAYKTSIDFPDETLSFIKSHPLMDAAVPPIADEPWFTKTRVRYRLTAIAVDHSAGPYQNYTVIFVGSEAGVVLKVLAKTSPFSLNGSVLLEEIEAYNQAKCNAENEDDKRVLSLQLDKEHHALYVAFSSCVIRVPLSRCERHGSCKKSCIASRDPYCGWLSQGTCGRVTLGMLAGGYEQDTEYGGTAHLGDCHDMEVSSSSVTTVASIPEITPKVIDTWIPNLTNSRTFVVQDDPITSDLTDTLSDIPKGVRWEVQSGESNQMVHMNVLITCVFAAFVLGAFIAGVAVYCYRDMFVRKNRKIHKDAESAQSCTDSSGSFAKLNGLLDSPVKEYQQNIDSPKLYSNLLTSRKEIPPNGDTKSMVMDHRGQPPELAALPTPESTPVLHQKTLQAMKSHSDKGHSHGPSRKEAPQFFPSSPPPHSPLSHGHIPSAIVLPNATHDYNTSFSNSNAHKAEKKLQNIDHPLTKSASKRDHRRSVDSRNTLHDLLKHLSDPNSNPKAIIGDIQMAHQTLMLDPVGPMSEVPPKVPNREASLYSPPSTLPRNSPTKRVDVPTTPGVPMTSLERQRGYHKNSSQRHSISAMPKNLNSPNGVLLSRQPSMNRGGYMPTPTGAKVDYIQGAPGSVHLQPSLSRQSSYTSNGTLPRTGLKRTPSLKPDVPPKPSFVPQTTSVRPLNKYTY; this is encoded by the exons ATGAGGTTCTTTCTGCTTTGGGTCTGTACACTGTTCCTGGTGGTTTCAAGGCTAagggccatcagctttcctgaAGACGATGAACCCCTTAACACTGTTGACTACCACT ATTCAAAGCAATATCCGGTTTTTAGAGGACGCCCTTCAGGCAACGAATCGCAGCACAGGCTGGACTTTCAGCTGATGTTGAAAATTCGAGACACACTTTATATTGCTGGCAG GGATCAAGTGTATACAGTAAACTTAAATGAAATTCCCAAAGCAGAAGTCACACCAAGCAAG AAGCTGACATGGAGGTCAAAACAACAAGACCGAGAAAACTGTGCTATGAAAGGCAAGCACAAA GATGAATGCCACAACTTTATCAAAGTATTTGTTCCAAGAAATGATGAGATGGTTTTTGTCTGTGGTACCAACGCATTCAATCCAATGTGTAGATACTACAAA ttgAATACCTTAGAGTATGATGGGGAAGAAATTAGTGGCCTGGCAAGATGCCCATTTGATGCCAAACAAACCAATGTTGCCCTCTTTGCTG ATGGGAAGCTGTATTCTGCCACAGTGGCTGACTTCTTGGCCAGTGATGCTGTCATTTATCGAAGCATGGGGGATGGATCTGCCCTTCGCACAATAAAATatgattccaaatggatcaaag AGCCACACTTTCTTCATGCCATAGAATATGGAAACTATGTCTATTTCTTCTTCCGAGAAATTGCTGTAGAACATAATAACTTAGGCAAG GCAGTATATTCCCGAGTGGCACGCATATGTAAAAACGACATGGGTGGATCCCagcgggtcctggagaaacacTGGACTTCTTTTCTGAAGGCTCGGCTTAACTGTTCTGTCCCTGGAGATtcttttttctactttgatgttctGCAGTCTATTACAGACATAATTCAAATCAATGGCATCCCCATGGTGATTGGGGTGTTTACCACACAGCTCAACAG CATCCCTGGTTCTGCAGTTTGTGCATTTAGCATGGATGACATTGAAAAAGTATTTAAAGGACGGTTTAAAGAACAGAAAACTCCAGACTCTGTTTGGACAGCAGTTCCTGAAGACAAAGTACCAAGGCCAAG ACCTGGCTGTTGTGCCAAACATGGCCTTGCAGAAGCTTATAAAACCTCCATTGACTTCCctgatgagaccctgtctttcaTCAAATCCCACCCTCTGATGGATGCTGCTGTTCCACCCATTGCTGATGAGCCCTGGTTCACAAAGACTCGGGTTCG GTACAGACTTACGGCCATCGCAGTAGACCATTCAGCAGGGCCCTACCAGAACTACACGGTCATCTTCGTTGGCTCTGAAGCTGGTGTGGTACTTAAAGTTTTGGCAAAGACCAGCCCTTTCTCCTTGAATGGCAGTGTGTTACTGGAAGAGATTGAAGCTTACAACCAAGCAAA GTGCAATGCGGAGAATGAGGACGACAAAAGGGTTCTCTCCCTGCAGTTGGACAAAGAGCACCATGCATTGTATGTGGCATTCTCCAGCTGCGTCATCCGCGTACCCCTCAGCCGCTGCGAGCGGCATGGGTCGTGTAAAAA GTCTTGCATTGCATCACGTGACCCATACTGCGGCTGGTTAAGCCAGGGAACTTGTGGAAGAGTGACCCTAGGGATGCT CGCTGGAGGGTATGAACAGGACACGGAATACGGCGGCACAGCCCACCTAGGGGACTGCCATG ACATGGAGGTATCTTCATCTTCTGTTACCACAGTGGCAAGTATCCCAGAAATTACACCTAAAGTGATTGATACCTGGATACCTAATCTGACGAACTCCCGGACATTTGTAGTTCAAGATGACCCAATCACTTCTGATCTTACTGATACTTTATCAGATATCCCAAAGG GTGTGCGATGGGAAGTCCAGTCTGGAGAGTCCAACCAGATGGTCCACATGAATGTCCTCATTACCTGTGTCTTTGCCGCTTTTGTTTTGGGTGCATTCATTGCAGGAGTGGCAGTATACTGTTACCGTGACATGTTTGTGCGGAAGAACAGGAAAATCCACAAAGATGCAGAATCTGCCCAGTCGTGCACAGACTCCAGTGGAAGTTTTGCCAAGCTGAATGGTCTCTTGGACAGCCCGGTCAAGGAATATCAACAGAATATTGATTCTCCTAAGCTTTATAGTAATCTGCTGACCAGTCGCAAGGAGATACCACCCAAtggggatacaaaatcaatggtGATGGACCATCGGggccagcctccagaactggcTGCTCTCCCCACACCAGAGTCCACGCCTGTACTCCACCAGAAGACCCTGCAGGCCATGAAGAGCCACTCAGACAAGGGCCATAGCCATGGACCTTCAAGAAAGGAAGCCCCTCAGTTTTTCCCTTCTAGTCCTCCACCCCATTCTCCATTAAGTCATGGGCATATCCCCAGTGCCATTGTTCTTCCAAATGCTACCCATGACTATAACACATCTTTCTCCAACTCCAATGCTCACAAAGCTGAAAAGAAGCTTCAAAATATTGACCACCCTCTTACAAAGTCAGCTAGTAAGAGGGATCACCGGCGGTCTGTTGATTCCAGAAATACCCTTCATGATCTCCTGAAACATCTAAGTGACCCAAATAGTAATCCCAAAGCCATCATAGGAGACATCCAAATGGCCCATCAGACCCTTATGCTGGATCCTGTGGGACCTATGTCTGAGGTCCCACCAAAAGTACCTAACCGAGAGGCATCTCTGTACTCCCCTCCTTCAACACTTCCCAGAAATAGTCCAACCAAGCGAGTGGATGTTCCCACCACTCCTGGAGTCCCAATGACTTCTCTGGAAAGACAACGTGGTTATCACAAAAATTCCTCCCAGAGGCACTCTATATCTGCTATGCCTAAAAACTTAAATTCACCAAATGGTGTTTTGTTATCCAGGCAGCCTAGTATGAACCGTGGAGGATATATGCCCACCCCCACAGGGGCAAAGGTGGACTATATTCAGGGGGCACCAGGAAGTGTCCACTTGCAACCCTCTCTCTCCAGACAGAGTAGCTACACCAGTAATGGCACGCTTCCCAGGACGGGACTAAAGAGGACACCGTCCTTAAAACCTGATGTGCCACCAAAGCCTTCCTTTGTTCCGCAGACCACATCTGTCAGACCACTAAACAAATACACTTACTAG
- the Sema6d gene encoding semaphorin-6D isoform X3, whose product MRFFLLWVCTLFLVVSRLRAISFPEDDEPLNTVDYHYSKQYPVFRGRPSGNESQHRLDFQLMLKIRDTLYIAGRDQVYTVNLNEIPKAEVTPSKKLTWRSKQQDRENCAMKGKHKDECHNFIKVFVPRNDEMVFVCGTNAFNPMCRYYKLNTLEYDGEEISGLARCPFDAKQTNVALFADGKLYSATVADFLASDAVIYRSMGDGSALRTIKYDSKWIKEPHFLHAIEYGNYVYFFFREIAVEHNNLGKAVYSRVARICKNDMGGSQRVLEKHWTSFLKARLNCSVPGDSFFYFDVLQSITDIIQINGIPMVIGVFTTQLNSIPGSAVCAFSMDDIEKVFKGRFKEQKTPDSVWTAVPEDKVPRPRPGCCAKHGLAEAYKTSIDFPDETLSFIKSHPLMDAAVPPIADEPWFTKTRVRYRLTAIAVDHSAGPYQNYTVIFVGSEAGVVLKVLAKTSPFSLNGSVLLEEIEAYNQAKCNAENEDDKRVLSLQLDKEHHALYVAFSSCVIRVPLSRCERHGSCKKSCIASRDPYCGWLSQGTCGRVTLGMLAGGYEQDTEYGGTAHLGDCHEILPTSTTPDYKIFGGPTSDMEVSSSSVTTVASIPEITPKVIDTWIPNLTNSRTFVVQDDPITSDLTDTLSDIPKGVRWEVQSGESNQMVHMNVLITCVFAAFVLGAFIAGVAVYCYRDMFVRKNRKIHKDAESAQSCTDSSGSFAKLNGLLDSPVKEYQQNIDSPKLYSNLLTSRKEIPPNGDTKSMVMDHRGQPPELAALPTPESTPVLHQKTLQAMKSHSDKGHSHGPSRKEAPQFFPSSPPPHSPLSHGHIPSAIVLPNATHDYNTSFSNSNAHKAEKKLQNIDHPLTKSASKRDHRRSVDSRNTLHDLLKHLSDPNSNPKAIIGDIQMAHQTLMLDPVGPMSEVPPKVPNREASLYSPPSTLPRNSPTKRVDVPTTPGVPMTSLERQRGYHKNSSQRHSISAMPKNLNSPNGVLLSRQPSMNRGGYMPTPTGAKVDYIQGAPGSVHLQPSLSRQSSYTSNGTLPRTGLKRTPSLKPDVPPKPSFVPQTTSVRPLNKYTY is encoded by the exons ATGAGGTTCTTTCTGCTTTGGGTCTGTACACTGTTCCTGGTGGTTTCAAGGCTAagggccatcagctttcctgaAGACGATGAACCCCTTAACACTGTTGACTACCACT ATTCAAAGCAATATCCGGTTTTTAGAGGACGCCCTTCAGGCAACGAATCGCAGCACAGGCTGGACTTTCAGCTGATGTTGAAAATTCGAGACACACTTTATATTGCTGGCAG GGATCAAGTGTATACAGTAAACTTAAATGAAATTCCCAAAGCAGAAGTCACACCAAGCAAG AAGCTGACATGGAGGTCAAAACAACAAGACCGAGAAAACTGTGCTATGAAAGGCAAGCACAAA GATGAATGCCACAACTTTATCAAAGTATTTGTTCCAAGAAATGATGAGATGGTTTTTGTCTGTGGTACCAACGCATTCAATCCAATGTGTAGATACTACAAA ttgAATACCTTAGAGTATGATGGGGAAGAAATTAGTGGCCTGGCAAGATGCCCATTTGATGCCAAACAAACCAATGTTGCCCTCTTTGCTG ATGGGAAGCTGTATTCTGCCACAGTGGCTGACTTCTTGGCCAGTGATGCTGTCATTTATCGAAGCATGGGGGATGGATCTGCCCTTCGCACAATAAAATatgattccaaatggatcaaag AGCCACACTTTCTTCATGCCATAGAATATGGAAACTATGTCTATTTCTTCTTCCGAGAAATTGCTGTAGAACATAATAACTTAGGCAAG GCAGTATATTCCCGAGTGGCACGCATATGTAAAAACGACATGGGTGGATCCCagcgggtcctggagaaacacTGGACTTCTTTTCTGAAGGCTCGGCTTAACTGTTCTGTCCCTGGAGATtcttttttctactttgatgttctGCAGTCTATTACAGACATAATTCAAATCAATGGCATCCCCATGGTGATTGGGGTGTTTACCACACAGCTCAACAG CATCCCTGGTTCTGCAGTTTGTGCATTTAGCATGGATGACATTGAAAAAGTATTTAAAGGACGGTTTAAAGAACAGAAAACTCCAGACTCTGTTTGGACAGCAGTTCCTGAAGACAAAGTACCAAGGCCAAG ACCTGGCTGTTGTGCCAAACATGGCCTTGCAGAAGCTTATAAAACCTCCATTGACTTCCctgatgagaccctgtctttcaTCAAATCCCACCCTCTGATGGATGCTGCTGTTCCACCCATTGCTGATGAGCCCTGGTTCACAAAGACTCGGGTTCG GTACAGACTTACGGCCATCGCAGTAGACCATTCAGCAGGGCCCTACCAGAACTACACGGTCATCTTCGTTGGCTCTGAAGCTGGTGTGGTACTTAAAGTTTTGGCAAAGACCAGCCCTTTCTCCTTGAATGGCAGTGTGTTACTGGAAGAGATTGAAGCTTACAACCAAGCAAA GTGCAATGCGGAGAATGAGGACGACAAAAGGGTTCTCTCCCTGCAGTTGGACAAAGAGCACCATGCATTGTATGTGGCATTCTCCAGCTGCGTCATCCGCGTACCCCTCAGCCGCTGCGAGCGGCATGGGTCGTGTAAAAA GTCTTGCATTGCATCACGTGACCCATACTGCGGCTGGTTAAGCCAGGGAACTTGTGGAAGAGTGACCCTAGGGATGCT CGCTGGAGGGTATGAACAGGACACGGAATACGGCGGCACAGCCCACCTAGGGGACTGCCATG AAATTTTGCCTACTTCAACTACACCAGATTACAAAATATTTGGCGGTCCAACATCtg ACATGGAGGTATCTTCATCTTCTGTTACCACAGTGGCAAGTATCCCAGAAATTACACCTAAAGTGATTGATACCTGGATACCTAATCTGACGAACTCCCGGACATTTGTAGTTCAAGATGACCCAATCACTTCTGATCTTACTGATACTTTATCAGATATCCCAAAGG GTGTGCGATGGGAAGTCCAGTCTGGAGAGTCCAACCAGATGGTCCACATGAATGTCCTCATTACCTGTGTCTTTGCCGCTTTTGTTTTGGGTGCATTCATTGCAGGAGTGGCAGTATACTGTTACCGTGACATGTTTGTGCGGAAGAACAGGAAAATCCACAAAGATGCAGAATCTGCCCAGTCGTGCACAGACTCCAGTGGAAGTTTTGCCAAGCTGAATGGTCTCTTGGACAGCCCGGTCAAGGAATATCAACAGAATATTGATTCTCCTAAGCTTTATAGTAATCTGCTGACCAGTCGCAAGGAGATACCACCCAAtggggatacaaaatcaatggtGATGGACCATCGGggccagcctccagaactggcTGCTCTCCCCACACCAGAGTCCACGCCTGTACTCCACCAGAAGACCCTGCAGGCCATGAAGAGCCACTCAGACAAGGGCCATAGCCATGGACCTTCAAGAAAGGAAGCCCCTCAGTTTTTCCCTTCTAGTCCTCCACCCCATTCTCCATTAAGTCATGGGCATATCCCCAGTGCCATTGTTCTTCCAAATGCTACCCATGACTATAACACATCTTTCTCCAACTCCAATGCTCACAAAGCTGAAAAGAAGCTTCAAAATATTGACCACCCTCTTACAAAGTCAGCTAGTAAGAGGGATCACCGGCGGTCTGTTGATTCCAGAAATACCCTTCATGATCTCCTGAAACATCTAAGTGACCCAAATAGTAATCCCAAAGCCATCATAGGAGACATCCAAATGGCCCATCAGACCCTTATGCTGGATCCTGTGGGACCTATGTCTGAGGTCCCACCAAAAGTACCTAACCGAGAGGCATCTCTGTACTCCCCTCCTTCAACACTTCCCAGAAATAGTCCAACCAAGCGAGTGGATGTTCCCACCACTCCTGGAGTCCCAATGACTTCTCTGGAAAGACAACGTGGTTATCACAAAAATTCCTCCCAGAGGCACTCTATATCTGCTATGCCTAAAAACTTAAATTCACCAAATGGTGTTTTGTTATCCAGGCAGCCTAGTATGAACCGTGGAGGATATATGCCCACCCCCACAGGGGCAAAGGTGGACTATATTCAGGGGGCACCAGGAAGTGTCCACTTGCAACCCTCTCTCTCCAGACAGAGTAGCTACACCAGTAATGGCACGCTTCCCAGGACGGGACTAAAGAGGACACCGTCCTTAAAACCTGATGTGCCACCAAAGCCTTCCTTTGTTCCGCAGACCACATCTGTCAGACCACTAAACAAATACACTTACTAG
- the Sema6d gene encoding semaphorin-6D isoform X7: MRFFLLWVCTLFLVVSRLRAISFPEDDEPLNTVDYHYSKQYPVFRGRPSGNESQHRLDFQLMLKIRDTLYIAGRDQVYTVNLNEIPKAEVTPSKKLTWRSKQQDRENCAMKGKHKDECHNFIKVFVPRNDEMVFVCGTNAFNPMCRYYKLNTLEYDGEEISGLARCPFDAKQTNVALFADGKLYSATVADFLASDAVIYRSMGDGSALRTIKYDSKWIKEPHFLHAIEYGNYVYFFFREIAVEHNNLGKAVYSRVARICKNDMGGSQRVLEKHWTSFLKARLNCSVPGDSFFYFDVLQSITDIIQINGIPMVIGVFTTQLNSIPGSAVCAFSMDDIEKVFKGRFKEQKTPDSVWTAVPEDKVPRPRPGCCAKHGLAEAYKTSIDFPDETLSFIKSHPLMDAAVPPIADEPWFTKTRVRYRLTAIAVDHSAGPYQNYTVIFVGSEAGVVLKVLAKTSPFSLNGSVLLEEIEAYNQAKCNAENEDDKRVLSLQLDKEHHALYVAFSSCVIRVPLSRCERHGSCKKSCIASRDPYCGWLSQGTCGRVTLGMLAGGYEQDTEYGGTAHLGDCHEILPTSTTPDYKIFGGPTSGVRWEVQSGESNQMVHMNVLITCVFAAFVLGAFIAGVAVYCYRDMFVRKNRKIHKDAESAQSCTDSSGSFAKLNGLLDSPVKEYQQNIDSPKLYSNLLTSRKEIPPNGDTKSMVMDHRGQPPELAALPTPESTPVLHQKTLQAMKSHSDKGHSHGPSRKEAPQFFPSSPPPHSPLSHGHIPSAIVLPNATHDYNTSFSNSNAHKAEKKLQNIDHPLTKSASKRDHRRSVDSRNTLHDLLKHLSDPNSNPKAIIGDIQMAHQTLMLDPVGPMSEVPPKVPNREASLYSPPSTLPRNSPTKRVDVPTTPGVPMTSLERQRGYHKNSSQRHSISAMPKNLNSPNGVLLSRQPSMNRGGYMPTPTGAKVDYIQGAPGSVHLQPSLSRQSSYTSNGTLPRTGLKRTPSLKPDVPPKPSFVPQTTSVRPLNKYTY, encoded by the exons ATGAGGTTCTTTCTGCTTTGGGTCTGTACACTGTTCCTGGTGGTTTCAAGGCTAagggccatcagctttcctgaAGACGATGAACCCCTTAACACTGTTGACTACCACT ATTCAAAGCAATATCCGGTTTTTAGAGGACGCCCTTCAGGCAACGAATCGCAGCACAGGCTGGACTTTCAGCTGATGTTGAAAATTCGAGACACACTTTATATTGCTGGCAG GGATCAAGTGTATACAGTAAACTTAAATGAAATTCCCAAAGCAGAAGTCACACCAAGCAAG AAGCTGACATGGAGGTCAAAACAACAAGACCGAGAAAACTGTGCTATGAAAGGCAAGCACAAA GATGAATGCCACAACTTTATCAAAGTATTTGTTCCAAGAAATGATGAGATGGTTTTTGTCTGTGGTACCAACGCATTCAATCCAATGTGTAGATACTACAAA ttgAATACCTTAGAGTATGATGGGGAAGAAATTAGTGGCCTGGCAAGATGCCCATTTGATGCCAAACAAACCAATGTTGCCCTCTTTGCTG ATGGGAAGCTGTATTCTGCCACAGTGGCTGACTTCTTGGCCAGTGATGCTGTCATTTATCGAAGCATGGGGGATGGATCTGCCCTTCGCACAATAAAATatgattccaaatggatcaaag AGCCACACTTTCTTCATGCCATAGAATATGGAAACTATGTCTATTTCTTCTTCCGAGAAATTGCTGTAGAACATAATAACTTAGGCAAG GCAGTATATTCCCGAGTGGCACGCATATGTAAAAACGACATGGGTGGATCCCagcgggtcctggagaaacacTGGACTTCTTTTCTGAAGGCTCGGCTTAACTGTTCTGTCCCTGGAGATtcttttttctactttgatgttctGCAGTCTATTACAGACATAATTCAAATCAATGGCATCCCCATGGTGATTGGGGTGTTTACCACACAGCTCAACAG CATCCCTGGTTCTGCAGTTTGTGCATTTAGCATGGATGACATTGAAAAAGTATTTAAAGGACGGTTTAAAGAACAGAAAACTCCAGACTCTGTTTGGACAGCAGTTCCTGAAGACAAAGTACCAAGGCCAAG ACCTGGCTGTTGTGCCAAACATGGCCTTGCAGAAGCTTATAAAACCTCCATTGACTTCCctgatgagaccctgtctttcaTCAAATCCCACCCTCTGATGGATGCTGCTGTTCCACCCATTGCTGATGAGCCCTGGTTCACAAAGACTCGGGTTCG GTACAGACTTACGGCCATCGCAGTAGACCATTCAGCAGGGCCCTACCAGAACTACACGGTCATCTTCGTTGGCTCTGAAGCTGGTGTGGTACTTAAAGTTTTGGCAAAGACCAGCCCTTTCTCCTTGAATGGCAGTGTGTTACTGGAAGAGATTGAAGCTTACAACCAAGCAAA GTGCAATGCGGAGAATGAGGACGACAAAAGGGTTCTCTCCCTGCAGTTGGACAAAGAGCACCATGCATTGTATGTGGCATTCTCCAGCTGCGTCATCCGCGTACCCCTCAGCCGCTGCGAGCGGCATGGGTCGTGTAAAAA GTCTTGCATTGCATCACGTGACCCATACTGCGGCTGGTTAAGCCAGGGAACTTGTGGAAGAGTGACCCTAGGGATGCT CGCTGGAGGGTATGAACAGGACACGGAATACGGCGGCACAGCCCACCTAGGGGACTGCCATG AAATTTTGCCTACTTCAACTACACCAGATTACAAAATATTTGGCGGTCCAACATCtg GTGTGCGATGGGAAGTCCAGTCTGGAGAGTCCAACCAGATGGTCCACATGAATGTCCTCATTACCTGTGTCTTTGCCGCTTTTGTTTTGGGTGCATTCATTGCAGGAGTGGCAGTATACTGTTACCGTGACATGTTTGTGCGGAAGAACAGGAAAATCCACAAAGATGCAGAATCTGCCCAGTCGTGCACAGACTCCAGTGGAAGTTTTGCCAAGCTGAATGGTCTCTTGGACAGCCCGGTCAAGGAATATCAACAGAATATTGATTCTCCTAAGCTTTATAGTAATCTGCTGACCAGTCGCAAGGAGATACCACCCAAtggggatacaaaatcaatggtGATGGACCATCGGggccagcctccagaactggcTGCTCTCCCCACACCAGAGTCCACGCCTGTACTCCACCAGAAGACCCTGCAGGCCATGAAGAGCCACTCAGACAAGGGCCATAGCCATGGACCTTCAAGAAAGGAAGCCCCTCAGTTTTTCCCTTCTAGTCCTCCACCCCATTCTCCATTAAGTCATGGGCATATCCCCAGTGCCATTGTTCTTCCAAATGCTACCCATGACTATAACACATCTTTCTCCAACTCCAATGCTCACAAAGCTGAAAAGAAGCTTCAAAATATTGACCACCCTCTTACAAAGTCAGCTAGTAAGAGGGATCACCGGCGGTCTGTTGATTCCAGAAATACCCTTCATGATCTCCTGAAACATCTAAGTGACCCAAATAGTAATCCCAAAGCCATCATAGGAGACATCCAAATGGCCCATCAGACCCTTATGCTGGATCCTGTGGGACCTATGTCTGAGGTCCCACCAAAAGTACCTAACCGAGAGGCATCTCTGTACTCCCCTCCTTCAACACTTCCCAGAAATAGTCCAACCAAGCGAGTGGATGTTCCCACCACTCCTGGAGTCCCAATGACTTCTCTGGAAAGACAACGTGGTTATCACAAAAATTCCTCCCAGAGGCACTCTATATCTGCTATGCCTAAAAACTTAAATTCACCAAATGGTGTTTTGTTATCCAGGCAGCCTAGTATGAACCGTGGAGGATATATGCCCACCCCCACAGGGGCAAAGGTGGACTATATTCAGGGGGCACCAGGAAGTGTCCACTTGCAACCCTCTCTCTCCAGACAGAGTAGCTACACCAGTAATGGCACGCTTCCCAGGACGGGACTAAAGAGGACACCGTCCTTAAAACCTGATGTGCCACCAAAGCCTTCCTTTGTTCCGCAGACCACATCTGTCAGACCACTAAACAAATACACTTACTAG